One Heyndrickxia oleronia genomic window, CGTTTAAAGCAACCCTCTCTATCATACTTATTTATTTTTTTGTCAATTTCTTATTCCATTAACCTTTTGTATCAAACAGATTCAGTAGCTAATTTTACGTATTCGTTCTCATTGCTAGTCGTTTTCTTACTTTTTAAGCAAAGCATAACTATAAATGATAGACAATATAGTGCCGCAAGATAAGTCATAGCAACAGACATACTTGCATGTTGTAAGATGTAGCCAACGACTATTGGTGATACCCCACCTACCGCTCTTCCAAAATTAAAGATCGTGTTTGTTGCTGTACTTCTAATTGTTACATCGTAATAACGACTGATCAATGCTCCGTAGCCGGCAAACATTCCATTTGAGAAAAAGCCTACAACTGCACCACCTACCAAAATAGCGACGCTTCCTGTTGCAAAAGAATAAAAGAAAACGGCAGCGGCTGAAACAAGAAGAAAAACACCATATGAAAGTTTCAGTCCAAAACGGTCAATAATTTGTCCGAAGGTTAACATTCCTGCTATCATTCCGACAGCTGTGCTAATTGTCCAAAGGGCAGAACTAGAAACTGATAAGCCTTGTGACTTTTGCAGCATAGAAGGCAACCATATCATTAATCCATTATAGCCCGCAATTTGTACAGTGGCCATTATTGCCAATGCAATGGTTGTAAAAGCAGTACGTGGGTTATGAAATAATTGCATTAACTTCCCTTTTTCCTTTTTCATTTCATTTTTCTTTTGTGCTGCTAACCATTCCGGTGATTCCTTTAAATTTCTTCTAACCATAAATGCGAAAATAACTGGTACTACACCAACAAAAAACAAACCTCTCCAGCCAAACATCGGAAGAAGAACTGCACTTAATATGGCTGCAAGAATAACACCAAATTGTGCCCCGATACTAACATATGAAGAAGCTCGTCCTTGTTTATTCTTTGGCCACGCTTCTGCAACTAATGCCATACCGATCCCGTACTCGCCACCAGCGCCGATACCGGCAATAAATCTAAATACATACACTTGCTCAATATTTGTCGCAAATCCGGTTAATGCCGTCCCAATAGCAAATAGAAAAATTGTATACGTAAATATCCGCACTCTTCCAAACTTATCTGCTAAAATTCCGAAGAGCATACCTCCAACTAACATGCCGATATTTGTTATAGTTGAGATAAAACCACCTGTTGCTAAACTGATATGAAAATCTGCAACGATTAAAGACATGGCAAAGGATATAAACATAATATCCATACCTTCAAGTGTTAATCCAGCGACGGACGCTACTACTGTTTTATTACGATAATTCATTTTTCTTTTCTCCTTTCAAGCCTCACAGGACTCTAGTTAAAAGAGTTGTAATTTTTTATCCAAAATAAATGCCCTTCCGTCCAATAGGACAAAAGGGCATTTAAAATACTATACAATCATAATATTTACATTTCCACCCTTTTTAGCCTCTCTGGACCAGATTAAAGGAAATATATTTGTACTAATCCTACCATGTGAAAAATGAGTTTGCAATGAATTTTTTAACGTTTCTAACGAAATATTTTTTTATTACATTACAACCCTATAGCTAATACGAAATAGAAGTATTTACTTTTCAAATGTTAAACTTTTTAATTGGGTTATGTAATAATGTATCCATCATTAGATATATTACTATAATTCGATTTCAAAAATTACCCTCATTTTTTTACATCAATTAATGTAAAACGTTCACATACCAATTTTAAATCCTCAGAAAATTCCTGGCCAATTTCCTTTAATGCTTCAGTAAAGAATTTTTCATGTGTATCCTTCCAATATTGATAGGTTCGATCTCCTTCTCCTTCTGCTATAGCAAACTCCTCTGGAACTTCATTCATTGGCATAATTTGAACATCAACTGTTTTAATAATAGCTAAAGGTTCATCATGACTATTTAAAATGATACTATAATCATCCACGCATGGTATGCGCTCATTTTCTAATTCATAAAAAATCAAACCAGAACAAGTAGCTGTTTTAATTCCTTCAATTACTAATTGTGCTAAATAGTTTGGATTATCTCCAAATTGCCATGCACTTACATGTTTCGGTATTTCTTCTCCTTTTAATTTCCAGAAATCATTCCAATAGTTTTGTGCAGCTTGATTCATAAATTTTCGCTCCCCAATTTCCAAATAAATTAAAGATATTTATTTTTTATTTTTATTTCAATCATTCATATGACTCTTCATCGGTTCATTTCTGAACCCAAATTCCACTATTTTTCTGTTGATAATACAATCAGATAGAAATAGAACATGAATCCCTATTTATTCAGGCTTCACGCTTTATATAAAATCCTACAAACTTAACGAATTGAGCCTTTAATTAATATATCAATGTATTTAAAATTTTAAAATCTGGATAAAATAAAAATACTAATTTAATAGTGAAAAGGCCACAAGAATATATCTGTGACCTAGAAATGAACATCATTATTATACTTTTAATTTTAACGTACATTGGTATTAACTAAATACTAACGCAACAATGGGACCGATAATCGATCCTAATACTGCACATAAAGTCATAGAAACAGAACTCATCGAGAATGATACTTCACCGTATTCATTTGACTTTGCAGTTCCAAGAGCGTGAGAAGTACATCCTAAACCTATGCCTTTGCCAATTGAACTATGAATTTTCGTCCATTTAAATATGACTGGTCCCAATAGAACACCTGTAAAACCTGCAATCATTACGCTCACTACTGCCATTGCTGACGATCCACCAATACCAGAGGCAACTTGTACCGCTACAGGAGTTGTAAGTGATTTAGGAATAATCGAAAGTATCAAGGTTTGGTCAATACCTATTAATTCTCCTAATAATGGTCCTGTGAACATACCTGATAATAATCCTACGATGACCCCTGTAATAATAGGAAACCAATATTTTTTTAATATATGTCTTTGGTTATATAACGGAAATGCTAAGGCGACTATTGCTGGACCCAACAGGGAATTTATCCATTTTCCACCAGTCATGTACTTCGTATAAGGAATATGAGCCAATTCTAGAATCACTATAATTATAATTGTTGATGTTAGAACCGGAATAAAAATTGGGTATGAAAACCGTCGATAAAGCTTGTTCATCACAAAATAGACCAACACGGTAAAAAGAATTATAATGATTGTGTATAGTGCGTGTTGCATTTATTCTTTTCCTTTCTTTTTCTGCTATGTTTTTCAAAATACTGACCAATTACTCCAGACATAATTAGCGTTATGATTGAACTTAAGACAATGACGACTAATAAAAATAATCCATCCAATGACAATAAAGATGGATAGTTCATAATTCCAATCATAGCTGGAATAAATAGTAAAGGTAAAATGGCTAAAAGTGTTCCTGCACCACGACTTATAAAGGAAACAGGAATAATTCTAAAGAATAAACAAATTAATAATAAAATTAGACCAATAATACTTCCTGGTATACTTAAATGAAAAAGATCTTGTACTACACTTCCAATATAGGAAAATGCAAATAATAGTACAATTTGCATCACAATTTTTATTAATTTCATCATTTTGTTGCTAAACATATTATTAAGCAACTTCAGCCTCCTTCTTTTGAAGTTAATAATATCTATTTTCTAAGCAAAAATATAGTTGTATTATACAACTATACTATGTTTTGTCAATATGAATTGAAATACTTTAAATTTACTGATATAAACAAATTATAAATAATGGCTCTTTTCGCAAATATTATTGCAATTTAAGGAATGTTATAGTGAATAACTACTGTCTGAAGACCGCTACACAATCCATAAGAATCGTTTAATCTTTTATTTTGTGTAAAAGCCGACAGTTGGGTCCTTACAAAAGCAACAAACGATACGAAAACAGACTAAATAACAAAGGAAGAAAATCATAAATGTCCAATCATTTAAAAATAAATGAAATTAAACAGATCGAATATGAATTAACTACACTCATTCGCAGAGCCGTTTATTTGGAACAAAATAAAAAAATAGGAAATATCGATCGTGCTCTTTACTTACTATTGAGAAAACTTGATGAGGATGGTCCAGCTAATAGTAAAAGTATTGCTAAAACGTTTCATTTAGATATTTCAACTGTAAGTCGTCAAACAACTACTTTGGAATCATTAGGGTTTATTCAAAGGTTTTCAGACCCAAATGATAAACGTGTCAGTTTATTCCAGATTACTGATGAAGGAAGACAAGCTTTACGAGAAGACATTGAAAAGCGTTTAGACAAGTATACAAACATGCTTGATACGTGGAGCA contains:
- a CDS encoding MFS transporter, yielding MNYRNKTVVASVAGLTLEGMDIMFISFAMSLIVADFHISLATGGFISTITNIGMLVGGMLFGILADKFGRVRIFTYTIFLFAIGTALTGFATNIEQVYVFRFIAGIGAGGEYGIGMALVAEAWPKNKQGRASSYVSIGAQFGVILAAILSAVLLPMFGWRGLFFVGVVPVIFAFMVRRNLKESPEWLAAQKKNEMKKEKGKLMQLFHNPRTAFTTIALAIMATVQIAGYNGLMIWLPSMLQKSQGLSVSSSALWTISTAVGMIAGMLTFGQIIDRFGLKLSYGVFLLVSAAAVFFYSFATGSVAILVGGAVVGFFSNGMFAGYGALISRYYDVTIRSTATNTIFNFGRAVGGVSPIVVGYILQHASMSVAMTYLAALYCLSFIVMLCLKSKKTTSNENEYVKLATESV
- a CDS encoding ASCH domain-containing protein; amino-acid sequence: MNQAAQNYWNDFWKLKGEEIPKHVSAWQFGDNPNYLAQLVIEGIKTATCSGLIFYELENERIPCVDDYSIILNSHDEPLAIIKTVDVQIMPMNEVPEEFAIAEGEGDRTYQYWKDTHEKFFTEALKEIGQEFSEDLKLVCERFTLIDVKK
- a CDS encoding LrgB family protein, translating into MQHALYTIIIILFTVLVYFVMNKLYRRFSYPIFIPVLTSTIIIIVILELAHIPYTKYMTGGKWINSLLGPAIVALAFPLYNQRHILKKYWFPIITGVIVGLLSGMFTGPLLGELIGIDQTLILSIIPKSLTTPVAVQVASGIGGSSAMAVVSVMIAGFTGVLLGPVIFKWTKIHSSIGKGIGLGCTSHALGTAKSNEYGEVSFSMSSVSMTLCAVLGSIIGPIVALVFS
- a CDS encoding CidA/LrgA family holin-like protein codes for the protein MKLIKIVMQIVLLFAFSYIGSVVQDLFHLSIPGSIIGLILLLICLFFRIIPVSFISRGAGTLLAILPLLFIPAMIGIMNYPSLLSLDGLFLLVVIVLSSIITLIMSGVIGQYFEKHSRKRKEKNKCNTHYTQSL
- a CDS encoding MarR family winged helix-turn-helix transcriptional regulator, with protein sequence MSNHLKINEIKQIEYELTTLIRRAVYLEQNKKIGNIDRALYLLLRKLDEDGPANSKSIAKTFHLDISTVSRQTTTLESLGFIQRFSDPNDKRVSLFQITDEGRQALREDIEKRLDKYTNMLDTWSILECETFKELLTRMNQALIDEN